The following coding sequences lie in one Glycine soja cultivar W05 chromosome 16, ASM419377v2, whole genome shotgun sequence genomic window:
- the LOC114390255 gene encoding NDR1/HIN1-like protein 12 translates to MAEMQIQHQEDHNYNPNHIPRPSPSPNPTQYTQYRFPGKVPHHQHQVHNMDKATPSRFKPNAPKRQHCICITVFLLLLGIILLVLWLAYHPNKPRFTVASASVYSLNATSPPLMSIAMQFNVVIKNPNRRVSISFDRLSAYVSYRNQPVTPHVMLPPLFIEKNSAVSLSPEIGGVAVPVSEDLTNGLAMDENYGVVGVKLVLSGRLRWRAGDINSAHYGFYVKCDVLMGLRKGFVGQVPLLGAPVCDVNT, encoded by the coding sequence ATGGCAGAAATGcagatacaacatcaagaagacCATAACTATAACCCTAATCACATCCCTCGCCCTAGCCCTAGCCCTAACCCTACCCAATACACACAATACCGTTTCCCTGGCAAAGTTCCCCACCACCAACACCAAGTCCACAACATGGACAAAGCCACACCTTCTCGCTTCAAACCTAATGCCCCCAAACGTCAACACTGCATTTGCATAACCGTTTTCCTCCTCTTACTCGGCATCATACTCCTCGTTCTCTGGCTGGCCTACCACCCTAACAAGCCGCGCTTCACGGTGGCCAGCGCCTCCGTCTACAGCCTCAACGCCACGTCGCCGCCACTAATGTCCATCGCCATGCAGTTCAATGTGGTAATAAAAAACCCTAACAGGCGCGTCTCCATTTCCTTTGACAGGCTCTCGGCCTACGTGTCCTACCGCAACCAGCCCGTGACGCCGCACGTCATGCTTCCGCCGCTCTTCATAGAGAAGAACAGCGCCGTGTCGCTGTCCCCGGAGATCGGAGGAGTGGCGGTGCCGGTGTCGGAGGACTTGACCAATGGACTGGCCATGGACGAGAATTATGGGGTGGTGGGCGTGAAACTTGTGTTGTCCGGAAGGTTGAGGTGGAGAGCTGGTGACATCAACTCTGCACATTATGGTTTCTATGTCAAGTGTGATGTTTTGATGGGTTTGAGAAAAGGTTTTGTGGGTCAGGTTCCTCTTCTTGGAGCTCCAGTTTGTGATGTCAATACATGA
- the LOC114390511 gene encoding metal tolerance protein 1-like isoform X2 has product MEAQSSQHTQVIEISGDFPDGGRKICAEAPCGFADAGSISKDSEERSTSMRKLFMAVVLCVIFMTVEVVGGIKANSLAILTDAAHLLSDVAAFAISLFSLWAAGWEATPRQSYGFFRIEILGALVSIQMIWLLAGILVYEAIDRIIAGPKSVDGFLMFLVAAFGLVVNIIMALLLGHDHGHGHDGHGHGHGHGHGHGHDGHGHSHGFTVSTHCDAKHTKDEHHHTHDDHAHHHDENLSKDAHHHTEEDHLHHHAHKDVTEPLLGESKGGTKKKKQWNINVQGAYLHVLGDSIQSIGVMIGGAVIWYNPRWQIVDLICTLIFSIIVLGTTINMLRNILEVLMESTPREIDATKLERGLLDMEDVVAVHELHIWAITVGKVLLACHVKIRREADADVVLDKVIDYIKRVYNISHVTIQIER; this is encoded by the coding sequence aTGGAAGCACAAAGCTCCCAGCATACCCAAGTTATTGAGATCAGTGGTGACTTTCCTGATGGTGGAAGGAAGATTTGTGCGGAAGCACCATGTGGGTTTGCAGATGCTGGATCCATCTCTAAGGACTCTGAAGAAAGATCAACTTCTATGCGAAAGCTTTTCATGGCAGTGGTCCTTTGTGTTATTTTCATGACCGTTGAAGTGGTTGGTGGCATCAAAGCTAACAGTCTTGCTATATTGACTGATGCAGCACATTTGCTTTCAGATGTTGCAGCCTTTGCCATCTCCTTATTTTCATTATGGGCTGCTGGATGGGAAGCTACACCTCGCCAGTCATATGGATTTTTCCGAATAGAGATTCTTGGTGCTTTGGTTTCTATCCAAATGATATGGTTGCTTGCTGGGATTCTGGTATATGAAGCCATTGATAGAATCATTGCCGGTCCTAAAAGTGTGGAtggttttttaatgtttttagttGCTGCATTTGGTCTTGTGGTTAATATCATCATGGCTTTGTTATTGGGTCATGATCATGGCCACGGACATGATGGTCATGGTCACGGTCACGGTCACGGTCACGGACATGGACATGATGGTCATGGCCACAGTCATGGATTTACAGTGTCTACCCATTGTGATGCAAAGCATACAAAAGATGAGCACCATCACACACATGATGATCATGCACACCATCATGATGAAAACCTTTCAAAAGATGCTCACCATCATACTGAGGAAGATCACTTGCACCATCATGCTCACAAAGATGTTACTGAACCTCTTCTTGGTGAATCAAAAGGTGGAactaagaagaagaagcaatggaACATAAATGTGCAGGGGGCTTATCTCCATGTTCTTGGGGACTCTATCCAAAGTATTGGGGTAATGATTGGGGGAGCAGTCATATGGTATAACCCTCGTTGGCAAATAGTTGATTTAATCTGCACTCTAATCTTTTCAATAATTGTTCTGGGGACAACCATCAACATGCTGCGAAACATTTTGGAAGTCCTGATGGAGAGCACACCTCGTGAGATAGATGCTACTAAGCTTGAAAGGGGGCTGTTGGATATGGAAGATGTAGTGGCCGTTCATGAACTGCATATATGGGCCATTACAGTGGGAAAGGTTTTGCTAGCTTGTCATGTTAAAATCAGACGTGAAGCAGATGCAGACGTGGTGCTGGACAAGGTTATAGACTATATCAAAAGGGTTTATAACATCAGCCATGTCACTATACAGATAGAGCGCtag
- the LOC114390511 gene encoding metal tolerance protein 1-like isoform X1, with product MLHMEAQSSQHTQVIEISGDFPDGGRKICAEAPCGFADAGSISKDSEERSTSMRKLFMAVVLCVIFMTVEVVGGIKANSLAILTDAAHLLSDVAAFAISLFSLWAAGWEATPRQSYGFFRIEILGALVSIQMIWLLAGILVYEAIDRIIAGPKSVDGFLMFLVAAFGLVVNIIMALLLGHDHGHGHDGHGHGHGHGHGHGHDGHGHSHGFTVSTHCDAKHTKDEHHHTHDDHAHHHDENLSKDAHHHTEEDHLHHHAHKDVTEPLLGESKGGTKKKKQWNINVQGAYLHVLGDSIQSIGVMIGGAVIWYNPRWQIVDLICTLIFSIIVLGTTINMLRNILEVLMESTPREIDATKLERGLLDMEDVVAVHELHIWAITVGKVLLACHVKIRREADADVVLDKVIDYIKRVYNISHVTIQIER from the exons ATGcttcat aTGGAAGCACAAAGCTCCCAGCATACCCAAGTTATTGAGATCAGTGGTGACTTTCCTGATGGTGGAAGGAAGATTTGTGCGGAAGCACCATGTGGGTTTGCAGATGCTGGATCCATCTCTAAGGACTCTGAAGAAAGATCAACTTCTATGCGAAAGCTTTTCATGGCAGTGGTCCTTTGTGTTATTTTCATGACCGTTGAAGTGGTTGGTGGCATCAAAGCTAACAGTCTTGCTATATTGACTGATGCAGCACATTTGCTTTCAGATGTTGCAGCCTTTGCCATCTCCTTATTTTCATTATGGGCTGCTGGATGGGAAGCTACACCTCGCCAGTCATATGGATTTTTCCGAATAGAGATTCTTGGTGCTTTGGTTTCTATCCAAATGATATGGTTGCTTGCTGGGATTCTGGTATATGAAGCCATTGATAGAATCATTGCCGGTCCTAAAAGTGTGGAtggttttttaatgtttttagttGCTGCATTTGGTCTTGTGGTTAATATCATCATGGCTTTGTTATTGGGTCATGATCATGGCCACGGACATGATGGTCATGGTCACGGTCACGGTCACGGTCACGGACATGGACATGATGGTCATGGCCACAGTCATGGATTTACAGTGTCTACCCATTGTGATGCAAAGCATACAAAAGATGAGCACCATCACACACATGATGATCATGCACACCATCATGATGAAAACCTTTCAAAAGATGCTCACCATCATACTGAGGAAGATCACTTGCACCATCATGCTCACAAAGATGTTACTGAACCTCTTCTTGGTGAATCAAAAGGTGGAactaagaagaagaagcaatggaACATAAATGTGCAGGGGGCTTATCTCCATGTTCTTGGGGACTCTATCCAAAGTATTGGGGTAATGATTGGGGGAGCAGTCATATGGTATAACCCTCGTTGGCAAATAGTTGATTTAATCTGCACTCTAATCTTTTCAATAATTGTTCTGGGGACAACCATCAACATGCTGCGAAACATTTTGGAAGTCCTGATGGAGAGCACACCTCGTGAGATAGATGCTACTAAGCTTGAAAGGGGGCTGTTGGATATGGAAGATGTAGTGGCCGTTCATGAACTGCATATATGGGCCATTACAGTGGGAAAGGTTTTGCTAGCTTGTCATGTTAAAATCAGACGTGAAGCAGATGCAGACGTGGTGCTGGACAAGGTTATAGACTATATCAAAAGGGTTTATAACATCAGCCATGTCACTATACAGATAGAGCGCtag